AAATCACGCCGCTAAATTATCATTTATCCTTCTTTTGTGCCCGCAAAGGTACGCAAGAAAACTTTTTCAGAAAGTTCAGTTTTACTGAATAAATGTTCTAAAAAACCACTTTTGCACGAAACACTTCCCATTGCAGGCTGTTGTATATGTCTTAAACGACGCCAAAAGCATCGAAAACCAATTAATAACCTAAACAACTTAATTATGGAATGGATAATAAACCAGCTCAGGGAGCGCCCCGAACTTGCCATATTCCTCACCCTGTTCCTGGGGTTCTGGCTTGGCAAGCTACGCATCGGGAAGTTCAGCTTGGGGACGGTCACAAGCGTATTGCTTGTAGGCGTATTGGTAGGACAGTTGAAGATCGACGTGCCAGGCCCCATCAAATCCGTGTTCTTTCTTCTCTTTCTGTTCGCCGTCGGGTATAAAGTAGGGCCGCAATTCTTCCGCGGACTGAAAAAAGACGGACTCCCCCAGGTAGGCTTTGCCGTACTGATGTGTGTATCCGTATTGGTAGTGACCTGGCTTCTCGCCCTCGTAATGGGCTACAATCCCGGCGAAGCCGCCGGATTACTGGCAGGTTCGCAAACCATCTCCGCCGTCATCGGAGTAGCCGAAGACACCATGGCAAACATGGGACTGGACGAAGCGCAACGCCAAAGTTATATCAATATCATCCCCGTATCATACGCTGTGACTTACGTTTTCGGTACGGCAGGTTCAGCCTGGGTGCTCTCCTCCCTCGGTCCCAAACTATTGGGCGGACTGGAGAAAGTTAAAGCTGCCTGCAAAGAGTTGGAAGCCAAAATGGGTAGTTCCGAGGCAGACGAACCAGGCTTCATGCACGCCGCACGTCCCGTAACCTTCCGCGCCTACAAGATAGAAAACGAATGGTTCAAGCAAGGCCGTCGGGTGATAGACTTGGAAATGTACTTCCAGAAAGATGGCAAACGCCTGTTCGTAGAGCGCCTGCGCAAGCAAGGAGTCGTTCGAGATGTATCCCCGAATACCGTATTGAATATAGGAGACGAAGTCGTTCTCAGCGGACGCCGTGAATTCGTTATCGGCGAAGAGGACTGGATAGGCAATGAAATACAGGACGCACAATTGCTCGATTTCCCGGCAGAGACGTTACCTGTCACGGTCACAAAGAAAACGTTCGCCGGAAAAACAGTGGCGAATATCCGCCGGCACAAATTCATGCATGGCGTCAGCATCCGCAGCATCAAGCGTGCGGGAATTGAAATACCCGTATTGGCACAGACCAAATTGGATGCCGGCGACGTCATCGAAGTAGTAGGCACCAAGCAAGAAGTGGAAAGTGCCGCTGTACAAATAGGATATGTGGATCGACCTACCCACCAAACGGATATGATATTCGTTGGATTAGGAATTCTGATAGGTGGTTTGTTCGGTGCATTATCCATCCACATCGGTGGTGTTCCCATCAGTCTGAGTACGAGTGGAGGCGCATTGATAGCCGGATTATTCTTCGGTTGGCTACGCAGCAAGCATCCTACGTTCGGACGTATCCCCGAAGCTTCCCTGTGGGTACTGAATAATGTAGGGCTGAATATGTTCATCGCTGT
The nucleotide sequence above comes from Bacteroides intestinalis DSM 17393. Encoded proteins:
- the aspT gene encoding aspartate-alanine antiporter, with amino-acid sequence MEWIINQLRERPELAIFLTLFLGFWLGKLRIGKFSLGTVTSVLLVGVLVGQLKIDVPGPIKSVFFLLFLFAVGYKVGPQFFRGLKKDGLPQVGFAVLMCVSVLVVTWLLALVMGYNPGEAAGLLAGSQTISAVIGVAEDTMANMGLDEAQRQSYINIIPVSYAVTYVFGTAGSAWVLSSLGPKLLGGLEKVKAACKELEAKMGSSEADEPGFMHAARPVTFRAYKIENEWFKQGRRVIDLEMYFQKDGKRLFVERLRKQGVVRDVSPNTVLNIGDEVVLSGRREFVIGEEDWIGNEIQDAQLLDFPAETLPVTVTKKTFAGKTVANIRRHKFMHGVSIRSIKRAGIEIPVLAQTKLDAGDVIEVVGTKQEVESAAVQIGYVDRPTHQTDMIFVGLGILIGGLFGALSIHIGGVPISLSTSGGALIAGLFFGWLRSKHPTFGRIPEASLWVLNNVGLNMFIAVVGIAAGPSFVQGFRDVGLSLFIVGAIATTLPLIIGLLLAKYVFKFHPAIALGCCAGARTTTAALGAIQDAVESETPALGYTVTYAVGNTLLIIWGVAIVLMV